The Osmia lignaria lignaria isolate PbOS001 chromosome 14, iyOsmLign1, whole genome shotgun sequence genome has a window encoding:
- the LOC117609152 gene encoding uncharacterized protein LOC117609152 isoform X3, which yields MICRLKLTLEVFQSLSKSCGDCPVNETACLHNHCVTADGQRRGILTANRQLPGPTIQVCENDILVVDVINRLPGKAAAMHWRGQSQFESPFMDGAPLVTQCPIPSYTTFQYKFRASVAGTHLWHAHAGADVTNGIFGALIVKQADIKDPHRSLYDIDDSNHVVLVSQWQHSADITFTEGHAKPAILLINGKGRQPNGPNVPYSTFTVVPGRRHRFRIANAGGAGSCPITISVDAHPLQLIALDGQPVEPRLVASITLAKGERADFILKANKRVASYWMNVHTSKECGTSPIHGAAILKYKGSTTENPLSVSEAIDQPEVEEATSRVAMTTNPAEKCENPENLCVTEIQALRKIPSVLAKPRTDVIIRLPINYKFQTNDIVGNGGAETRILNVNNDTFTYPSSPLLTQGADVSEESLCSPDDQDSRNENNETASLSSRRCRRGDGIVPDTCECVHVRYVPLGATVEIILFDQGGLDDLVYHMHGYSFYVVGAKKFGRSVSLHELKSLDEKGQLFNRNLDCTVSKDTVVVPKFGAVAIRFKANNPGYWMLRDEHAAYWTRGLDVILQVGENSDMVPAPQDFPKCGSFVGPDYFLI from the exons ATGATTTGCCGACTGAAACTCACCCTAGAAGTGTTTCAATCTCTTAGCaa GTCATGCGGTGACTGCCCGGTGAATGAGACAGCGTGTCTTCATAATCATTGTGTAACAGCGGATGGACAGAGACGGGGTATCCTGACGGCTAATCGTCAACTGCCTGGTCCAACTATACAG GTTTGTGAAAACGATATCTTAGTGGTGGACGTAATTAATCGGCTTCCGGGTAAAGCGGCCGCAATGCACTGGCGCGGTCAGTCGCAGTTTGAATCGCCATTTATGGACGGTGCGCCCCTGGTCACTCAATGCCCGATACCGAGTTACACTACTTTCCAGTACAAGTTTCGCGCGTCCGTGGCTGGAACTCATCTTTGGCATGCTCACGCTG GGGCCGACGTTACAAATGGAATTTTCGGCGCGTTGATCGTAAAACAAGCGGACATAAAAGACCCGCACAGATCTCTTTACGACATAGACGACTCGAATCACGTGGTACTTGTGAGCCAGTGGCAACATTCCGCGGATATCACATTCACCGAAGGCCACGCGAAACCAGCGATCCTTCTAATCAATGGGAAAGGACGACAACCGAACGGACCAAATGTACCGTATTCAACGTTTACGGTCGTTCCAGGTCGTCGTCATAGATTTCGTATCGCGAATGCCGGAGGAGCTGGATCTTGTCCAATAACCATTTCCGTCGACGCTCATCCTCTCCAGCTGATCGCCCTGGATGGGCAACCAGTGGAACCGCGACTAGTTGCATCCATTACTTTGGCCAAAG GTGAAAGAGCAGACTTTATTTTAAAAGCGAACAAACGCGTCGCTTCTTACTGGATGAACGTACACACGTCAAAGGAATGCGGAACGAGTCCTATACACGGGGCGGCGATTTTGAAGTACAAGGGTAGCACAACGGAAAATCCATTATCCGTGTCGGAAGCGATCGATCAGCCGGAAGTTGAGGAGGCGACGAGTCGAGTGGCGATGACGACCAATCCCGCGGAAAAATGTGAAAATCCGGAGAATCTGTGCGTGACAGAGATACAAGCGTTGCGAAAGATACCCAGCGTTCTTGCTAAACCGAGAACCGACGTCATTATTCGTCTGCCTATTAATTACAAGTTCCAGACGAACGATATCGTGG GCAATGGCGGAGCAGAGACGAGGATCTTGAACGTGAACAATGATACTTTCACCTATCCATCGTCGCCCTTGTTGACCCAAGGCGCTGACGTTTCCGAAGAAAGTCTATGTTCTCCCGACGACCAGGATTCTCGTAACGAGAACAACGAGACCGCGTCGTTGTCGTCGCGACGCTGTCGACGCGGCGACGGTATAGTTCCGGACACGTGCGAATGCGTCCACGTGAGATACGTTCCTCTCGGCGCGACTGTCGAGATCATTTTATTCGATCAAG GCGGTCTCGACGATTTGGTCTACCATATGCACGGATACAGTTTCTACGTGGTAGGAGCTAAGAAATTCGGTCGAAGCGTGTCTCTGCACGAGTTGAAGAGCCTGGATGAAAAAGGGCAACTGTTCAATCGTAATCTCGACTGCACGGTGTCCAAAGATACCGTGGTTGTGCCGAAATTCGGTGCCGTTGCAATTCGGTTCAAAGCCAACAATCCAG gataCTGGATGCTGCGAGACGAACACGCTGCTTATTGGACTCGTGGCTTGGACGTGATTCTTCAGGTTGGAGAGAACAGCGACATGGTACCAGCTCCACAGGACTTTCCAAAATGCGGCTCTTTCGTTGGACCCGATTACTTCCTTATATAG
- the LOC117609157 gene encoding uncharacterized protein LOC117609157, whose translation MSCLTGLYSQTLTLLRVPHEIFFLQHKVFREYARVTVGPDFIHTLPSFLILSSVAILLWRNPPSCNSLAQAITSTILYKALQVLVSWVVAIAVLWLWLILQRLLYCSVWAFWSYESEYRDVSYQWWQRIWSSYYPPPSQPPVMSAGFISWIISMLIAIVTLGCAYYSNRVWNLLSDSMIGLKDTIVLISCYENSYLRRILAQSHWLQEESAKLKNGSSQNDSEASSTCDECRSEMSSEMNHLPQTQVHPISYGTNWMPKPSFSGFKDPQKKVSMKSLHTVAVVNDIQDSDDLSIRQLRYKRGCHTVIPSNSSDQSSGC comes from the exons ATGTCCTGTCTGACCGGCCTCTATTCGCAGACGCTCACCCTGTTGCGCGTGCCACACGAGATCTTCTTTCTTCAGCACAAAGTCTTCCGCGAGTATGCGAGAGTCACCGTCGGTCCCGACTTCATCCACACCCTGCCGTCCTTCTTGATACTCAGCTCGGTAGCGATACTCCTATGGAGAAATCCACCGTCCTGCAACAGTCTGGCCCAAGCGATAACCTCGACGATCCTCTACAAGGCTCTTCAA GTTTTAGTTAGCTGGGTGGTCGCGATCGCTGTCCTGTGGCTCTGGCTGATCCTTCAGAGGCTCCTTTATTGCAGCGTTTGGGCGTTCTGGAGTTAC GAATCCGAATATCGAGACGTTTCTTATCAATGGTGGCAACGAATCTGGTCCTCGTATTATCCACCCCCGTCACAACCCCCAGTCATGTCGGCAGGTTTCATCAGCTGGATCATTTCCATGCTGATCGCGATCGTCACTTTAGGCTGCGCGTATTATTCGAATCGAGTGTGGAACTTGTTATCCGATTCCATGATCGGATTAAAGGACACGATCGTATTGATCAGCTGTTACGAAAATTCTTACTTGAGAAG AATACTAGCGCAATCGCATTGGTTGCAAGAAGAATCTGCGAAGTTGAAGAACGGTTCATCGCAGAACGATAGCGAGGCTAGTTCCACCTGCGACGAGTGTCGATCAGAAATGTCCAGCGAGATGAATCACCTGCCCCAAACGCAGGTGCACCCAATTTCGTATGGGACCAATTGGATGCCGAAGCCGAGTTTCTCCGGCTTCAAGGATCCTCAGAAGAAGGTGTCCATGAAGTCGTTGCACACGGTGGCGGTGGTTAACGACATCCAGGACTCGGATGACCTCTCCATCAGACAATTGCGATACAAACGTGGCTGTCACACGGTGATACCGAGCAACTCGAGCGACCAATCGAGCGGCTGCTGA
- the LOC117609154 gene encoding pre-piRNA 3'-exonuclease trimmer isoform X1: MNEVLDENFEEFYPELEKLINNASFIAIDTELTGISTDNDVKYSLFDSLDVRYKKLKNTIENFSIIQFGISVFHHVPDINFYDAQCFNFYLLPRALPLTNNQITWQVGALEFLSKHNFDFNKLVNHAIPYLNESDEKNFKQYIEKSSSLDKLKHLSYEDETNFRECISKTTDWIYNDVHQTSFELEVEDPIVQYLIRKRLNDYDNIRTTSGYKRIIVERISSKNTCDVSEKEDSNCLEQALLDSYVGFSKVFKLLCSSKKPIIGHNVLFDLMFTYQQFYKPLPDSYTEFKSNVHSLFPQIYDTKFISTELRRLYIKEVNWKLSSLDAVYEFFTLKQGKYLTLNSPTVNLRLKSLDEKYYHHAGWDAYFAGYIFIKLGHVFGVKIYGSGLEERPITHSELMSSVKNYVNSVNVSRSNEMCMKLDGDDPLYSKPEWLHVKLKSASIDTKQLVERLSSFGQVDIMPFARKRVLVAVSNQKSAMRILHHFQSSKEFQVARYNRIKHAAPSTICLWSGIILSGGLFAWIIKQTLLRST; this comes from the exons ATGAATGAAGTTCTGGATGAAAACTTCGAAGAGTTTTATCCTGAATTAGAGAAACTTATAAACAATGCATCCTTTATTGCTATCGATACGGAATTAACGGGTATAAGCACGGATAATGATGTGAAATATAG TCTTTTTGATTCTTTGGACGTGCGCTACAAGAAATTGAAGAACACCATTGAAAACTTTTCAATAATTCAATTTGGCATCTCAGTGTTTCATCATGTCCCTGACATAAATTTTTATGATGCACagtgtttcaatttttatttactacCACGAGCTTTGCCACTCACAAACAACCAAATCACCTGGCAAGTGGGTGCATTAGAGTTCTTGTCCAAGCACAATTTTGATTTCAATAAG CTTGTGAATCATGCTATTCCATATCTCAATGAGTCGGATGAAAAGAATTTCAAACAATACATAGAGAAGAGTAGTTCATTAGATAAATTAAAGCATCTGTCATATGAAGATGAAACTAATTTCAGAGAATGTATCAGTAAAACTACCGATTGGATTTATAATGATGTACATCAAACTTCTTTTGAATTGGAAGTTGAGGATCCTATTGTACAGTATTTAATCCGAAAAAGATTAAATGATTATGATAACATTAGAACAACATCTGGGTATAAAAGA ataattGTTGAAAGGATATCATCAAAGAACACATGTGATGTTTCAGAAAAGGAAGATAGTAACTGCTTGGAACAAGCACTGTTAGATTCATATGTAGGCTTTTCTAAAGTGTTCAAACTATTGTGTTCCTCAAAGAAACCAATAATTGGTCATAATGTACTTTTTGATTTAATGTTCACCTATCAACAGTTCTACAAACCATTGCCAG ACTCCTATACTGAATTCAAAAGTAACGTACACTCGTTATTTCCACAAATATATGACACAAAGTTCATAAGTACCGAATTGCGGAGACTGTATATAAAAGAAG tcAACTGGAAACTGAGTTCGTTAGATGCTGTATACGAGTTTTTTACCTTAAAACAGGGAAAGTATCTAACGTTAAACTCACCAACTGTGAATTTAAGGCTTAAATCTTTAG aCGAAAAATATTATCACCATGCAGGATGGGATGCTTACTTCGCCGGttacatatttataaaattgGGTCACGTGTTTGGTGTGAAAATATATGGAAG CGGTTTAGAAGAAAGACCGATAACGCATTCGGAGTTGATGAGCAGCGTGAAGAATTATGTAAATTCCGTAAACGTGTCGAGAAGCAATGAAATGTGTATg AAACTGGACGGAGACGATCCACTGTACTCGAAACCAGAGTGGCTTCACGTGAAATTAAAATCAGCATCGATCGATACGAAACAG CTGGTCGAGAGACTCTCATCGTTTGGCCAAGTGGACATAATGCCATTCGCACGGAAACGTGTTCTGGTAGCTGTATCGAATCAGAAgag CGCGATGCGCATACTTCACCACTTTCAGAGCAGCAAGGAATTCCAAGTGGCACGCTACAATCGTATTAAGCACGCAGCTCCTAGCACAATCTGCTTGTG GAGCGGGATCATCTTGTCCGGGGGTTTGTTTGCCTGGATCATCAAACAGACGCTTCTACGTTCAAcatga
- the LOC117609152 gene encoding uncharacterized protein LOC117609152 isoform X2 has protein sequence MFFRFAIFVGLTSVVATIIYLTPIPEQIFLSCDRPCHHLDWPMICRLKLTLEVFQSLSKSCGDCPVNETACLHNHCVTADGQRRGILTANRQLPGPTIQVCENDILVVDVINRLPGKAAAMHWRGQSQFESPFMDGAPLVTQCPIPSYTTFQYKFRASVAGTHLWHAHAGADVTNGIFGALIVKQADIKDPHRSLYDIDDSNHVVLVSQWQHSADITFTEGHAKPAILLINGKGRQPNGPNVPYSTFTVVPGRRHRFRIANAGGAGSCPITISVDAHPLQLIALDGQPVEPRLVASITLAKGERADFILKANKRVASYWMNVHTSKECGTSPIHGAAILKYKGSTTENPLSVSEAIDQPEVEEATSRVAMTTNPAEKCENPENLCVTEIQALRKIPSVLAKPRTDVIIRLPINYKFQTNDIVGNGGAETRILNVNNDTFTYPSSPLLTQGADVSEESLCSPDDQDSRNENNETASLSSRRCRRGDGIVPDTCECVHVRYVPLGATVEIILFDQGGLDDLVYHMHGYSFYVVGAKKFGRSVSLHELKSLDEKGQLFNRNLDCTVSKDTVVVPKFGAVAIRFKANNPGYWMLRDEHAAYWTRGLDVILQVGENSDMVPAPQDFPKCGSFVGPDYFLI, from the exons ATGTTCTTCCGGTTTGCGATATTCGTCGGTTTGACTTCCGTCGTCGCGACCATTATTTATCTGACACCCATACCAG AACAAATATTCCTCTCCTGCGACAGACCATGCCATCATCTGGATTGGCCTATGATTTGCCGACTGAAACTCACCCTAGAAGTGTTTCAATCTCTTAGCaa GTCATGCGGTGACTGCCCGGTGAATGAGACAGCGTGTCTTCATAATCATTGTGTAACAGCGGATGGACAGAGACGGGGTATCCTGACGGCTAATCGTCAACTGCCTGGTCCAACTATACAG GTTTGTGAAAACGATATCTTAGTGGTGGACGTAATTAATCGGCTTCCGGGTAAAGCGGCCGCAATGCACTGGCGCGGTCAGTCGCAGTTTGAATCGCCATTTATGGACGGTGCGCCCCTGGTCACTCAATGCCCGATACCGAGTTACACTACTTTCCAGTACAAGTTTCGCGCGTCCGTGGCTGGAACTCATCTTTGGCATGCTCACGCTG GGGCCGACGTTACAAATGGAATTTTCGGCGCGTTGATCGTAAAACAAGCGGACATAAAAGACCCGCACAGATCTCTTTACGACATAGACGACTCGAATCACGTGGTACTTGTGAGCCAGTGGCAACATTCCGCGGATATCACATTCACCGAAGGCCACGCGAAACCAGCGATCCTTCTAATCAATGGGAAAGGACGACAACCGAACGGACCAAATGTACCGTATTCAACGTTTACGGTCGTTCCAGGTCGTCGTCATAGATTTCGTATCGCGAATGCCGGAGGAGCTGGATCTTGTCCAATAACCATTTCCGTCGACGCTCATCCTCTCCAGCTGATCGCCCTGGATGGGCAACCAGTGGAACCGCGACTAGTTGCATCCATTACTTTGGCCAAAG GTGAAAGAGCAGACTTTATTTTAAAAGCGAACAAACGCGTCGCTTCTTACTGGATGAACGTACACACGTCAAAGGAATGCGGAACGAGTCCTATACACGGGGCGGCGATTTTGAAGTACAAGGGTAGCACAACGGAAAATCCATTATCCGTGTCGGAAGCGATCGATCAGCCGGAAGTTGAGGAGGCGACGAGTCGAGTGGCGATGACGACCAATCCCGCGGAAAAATGTGAAAATCCGGAGAATCTGTGCGTGACAGAGATACAAGCGTTGCGAAAGATACCCAGCGTTCTTGCTAAACCGAGAACCGACGTCATTATTCGTCTGCCTATTAATTACAAGTTCCAGACGAACGATATCGTGG GCAATGGCGGAGCAGAGACGAGGATCTTGAACGTGAACAATGATACTTTCACCTATCCATCGTCGCCCTTGTTGACCCAAGGCGCTGACGTTTCCGAAGAAAGTCTATGTTCTCCCGACGACCAGGATTCTCGTAACGAGAACAACGAGACCGCGTCGTTGTCGTCGCGACGCTGTCGACGCGGCGACGGTATAGTTCCGGACACGTGCGAATGCGTCCACGTGAGATACGTTCCTCTCGGCGCGACTGTCGAGATCATTTTATTCGATCAAG GCGGTCTCGACGATTTGGTCTACCATATGCACGGATACAGTTTCTACGTGGTAGGAGCTAAGAAATTCGGTCGAAGCGTGTCTCTGCACGAGTTGAAGAGCCTGGATGAAAAAGGGCAACTGTTCAATCGTAATCTCGACTGCACGGTGTCCAAAGATACCGTGGTTGTGCCGAAATTCGGTGCCGTTGCAATTCGGTTCAAAGCCAACAATCCAG gataCTGGATGCTGCGAGACGAACACGCTGCTTATTGGACTCGTGGCTTGGACGTGATTCTTCAGGTTGGAGAGAACAGCGACATGGTACCAGCTCCACAGGACTTTCCAAAATGCGGCTCTTTCGTTGGACCCGATTACTTCCTTATATAG
- the LOC117609152 gene encoding uncharacterized protein LOC117609152 isoform X1, which produces MRSLKSTHYTMTLSTYCLRFLVVVFMIAAAATFLHVNNYRPKQIFLSCDRPCHHLDWPMICRLKLTLEVFQSLSKSCGDCPVNETACLHNHCVTADGQRRGILTANRQLPGPTIQVCENDILVVDVINRLPGKAAAMHWRGQSQFESPFMDGAPLVTQCPIPSYTTFQYKFRASVAGTHLWHAHAGADVTNGIFGALIVKQADIKDPHRSLYDIDDSNHVVLVSQWQHSADITFTEGHAKPAILLINGKGRQPNGPNVPYSTFTVVPGRRHRFRIANAGGAGSCPITISVDAHPLQLIALDGQPVEPRLVASITLAKGERADFILKANKRVASYWMNVHTSKECGTSPIHGAAILKYKGSTTENPLSVSEAIDQPEVEEATSRVAMTTNPAEKCENPENLCVTEIQALRKIPSVLAKPRTDVIIRLPINYKFQTNDIVGNGGAETRILNVNNDTFTYPSSPLLTQGADVSEESLCSPDDQDSRNENNETASLSSRRCRRGDGIVPDTCECVHVRYVPLGATVEIILFDQGGLDDLVYHMHGYSFYVVGAKKFGRSVSLHELKSLDEKGQLFNRNLDCTVSKDTVVVPKFGAVAIRFKANNPGYWMLRDEHAAYWTRGLDVILQVGENSDMVPAPQDFPKCGSFVGPDYFLI; this is translated from the exons ATGCGATCCTTGAAGAGCACACACTACACCATGACTTTATCCACCTACTGTCTACGATTTCTCGTGGTCGTCTTTATGATCGCGGCTGCGGCGACATTTTTGCatgttaacaattacaggccga AACAAATATTCCTCTCCTGCGACAGACCATGCCATCATCTGGATTGGCCTATGATTTGCCGACTGAAACTCACCCTAGAAGTGTTTCAATCTCTTAGCaa GTCATGCGGTGACTGCCCGGTGAATGAGACAGCGTGTCTTCATAATCATTGTGTAACAGCGGATGGACAGAGACGGGGTATCCTGACGGCTAATCGTCAACTGCCTGGTCCAACTATACAG GTTTGTGAAAACGATATCTTAGTGGTGGACGTAATTAATCGGCTTCCGGGTAAAGCGGCCGCAATGCACTGGCGCGGTCAGTCGCAGTTTGAATCGCCATTTATGGACGGTGCGCCCCTGGTCACTCAATGCCCGATACCGAGTTACACTACTTTCCAGTACAAGTTTCGCGCGTCCGTGGCTGGAACTCATCTTTGGCATGCTCACGCTG GGGCCGACGTTACAAATGGAATTTTCGGCGCGTTGATCGTAAAACAAGCGGACATAAAAGACCCGCACAGATCTCTTTACGACATAGACGACTCGAATCACGTGGTACTTGTGAGCCAGTGGCAACATTCCGCGGATATCACATTCACCGAAGGCCACGCGAAACCAGCGATCCTTCTAATCAATGGGAAAGGACGACAACCGAACGGACCAAATGTACCGTATTCAACGTTTACGGTCGTTCCAGGTCGTCGTCATAGATTTCGTATCGCGAATGCCGGAGGAGCTGGATCTTGTCCAATAACCATTTCCGTCGACGCTCATCCTCTCCAGCTGATCGCCCTGGATGGGCAACCAGTGGAACCGCGACTAGTTGCATCCATTACTTTGGCCAAAG GTGAAAGAGCAGACTTTATTTTAAAAGCGAACAAACGCGTCGCTTCTTACTGGATGAACGTACACACGTCAAAGGAATGCGGAACGAGTCCTATACACGGGGCGGCGATTTTGAAGTACAAGGGTAGCACAACGGAAAATCCATTATCCGTGTCGGAAGCGATCGATCAGCCGGAAGTTGAGGAGGCGACGAGTCGAGTGGCGATGACGACCAATCCCGCGGAAAAATGTGAAAATCCGGAGAATCTGTGCGTGACAGAGATACAAGCGTTGCGAAAGATACCCAGCGTTCTTGCTAAACCGAGAACCGACGTCATTATTCGTCTGCCTATTAATTACAAGTTCCAGACGAACGATATCGTGG GCAATGGCGGAGCAGAGACGAGGATCTTGAACGTGAACAATGATACTTTCACCTATCCATCGTCGCCCTTGTTGACCCAAGGCGCTGACGTTTCCGAAGAAAGTCTATGTTCTCCCGACGACCAGGATTCTCGTAACGAGAACAACGAGACCGCGTCGTTGTCGTCGCGACGCTGTCGACGCGGCGACGGTATAGTTCCGGACACGTGCGAATGCGTCCACGTGAGATACGTTCCTCTCGGCGCGACTGTCGAGATCATTTTATTCGATCAAG GCGGTCTCGACGATTTGGTCTACCATATGCACGGATACAGTTTCTACGTGGTAGGAGCTAAGAAATTCGGTCGAAGCGTGTCTCTGCACGAGTTGAAGAGCCTGGATGAAAAAGGGCAACTGTTCAATCGTAATCTCGACTGCACGGTGTCCAAAGATACCGTGGTTGTGCCGAAATTCGGTGCCGTTGCAATTCGGTTCAAAGCCAACAATCCAG gataCTGGATGCTGCGAGACGAACACGCTGCTTATTGGACTCGTGGCTTGGACGTGATTCTTCAGGTTGGAGAGAACAGCGACATGGTACCAGCTCCACAGGACTTTCCAAAATGCGGCTCTTTCGTTGGACCCGATTACTTCCTTATATAG
- the LOC117609154 gene encoding pre-piRNA 3'-exonuclease trimmer isoform X2, with amino-acid sequence MNEVLDENFEEFYPELEKLINNASFIAIDTELTGISTDNDVKYSLFDSLDVRYKKLKNTIENFSIIQFGISVFHHVPDINFYDAQCFNFYLLPRALPLTNNQITWQVGALEFLSKHNFDFNKLVNHAIPYLNESDEKNFKQYIEKSSSLDKLKHLSYEDETNFRECISKTTDWIYNDVHQTSFELEVEDPIVQYLIRKRLNDYDNIRTTSGYKRIIVERISSKNTCDVSEKEDSNCLEQALLDSYVGFSKVFKLLCSSKKPIIGHNVLFDLMFTYQQFYKPLPDSYTEFKSNVHSLFPQIYDTKFISTELRRLYIKEVNWKLSSLDAVYEFFTLKQGKYLTLNSPTVNLRLKSLDEKYYHHAGWDAYFAGYIFIKLGHVFGVKIYGSGLEERPITHSELMSSVKNYVNSVNVSRSNEMCMKLDGDDPLYSKPEWLHVKLKSASIDTKQLVERLSSFGQVDIMPFARKRVLVAVSNQKRNSIASLNNSASDNKCTQILQRHHSSFISSKINLNSIENKYARCWPSY; translated from the exons ATGAATGAAGTTCTGGATGAAAACTTCGAAGAGTTTTATCCTGAATTAGAGAAACTTATAAACAATGCATCCTTTATTGCTATCGATACGGAATTAACGGGTATAAGCACGGATAATGATGTGAAATATAG TCTTTTTGATTCTTTGGACGTGCGCTACAAGAAATTGAAGAACACCATTGAAAACTTTTCAATAATTCAATTTGGCATCTCAGTGTTTCATCATGTCCCTGACATAAATTTTTATGATGCACagtgtttcaatttttatttactacCACGAGCTTTGCCACTCACAAACAACCAAATCACCTGGCAAGTGGGTGCATTAGAGTTCTTGTCCAAGCACAATTTTGATTTCAATAAG CTTGTGAATCATGCTATTCCATATCTCAATGAGTCGGATGAAAAGAATTTCAAACAATACATAGAGAAGAGTAGTTCATTAGATAAATTAAAGCATCTGTCATATGAAGATGAAACTAATTTCAGAGAATGTATCAGTAAAACTACCGATTGGATTTATAATGATGTACATCAAACTTCTTTTGAATTGGAAGTTGAGGATCCTATTGTACAGTATTTAATCCGAAAAAGATTAAATGATTATGATAACATTAGAACAACATCTGGGTATAAAAGA ataattGTTGAAAGGATATCATCAAAGAACACATGTGATGTTTCAGAAAAGGAAGATAGTAACTGCTTGGAACAAGCACTGTTAGATTCATATGTAGGCTTTTCTAAAGTGTTCAAACTATTGTGTTCCTCAAAGAAACCAATAATTGGTCATAATGTACTTTTTGATTTAATGTTCACCTATCAACAGTTCTACAAACCATTGCCAG ACTCCTATACTGAATTCAAAAGTAACGTACACTCGTTATTTCCACAAATATATGACACAAAGTTCATAAGTACCGAATTGCGGAGACTGTATATAAAAGAAG tcAACTGGAAACTGAGTTCGTTAGATGCTGTATACGAGTTTTTTACCTTAAAACAGGGAAAGTATCTAACGTTAAACTCACCAACTGTGAATTTAAGGCTTAAATCTTTAG aCGAAAAATATTATCACCATGCAGGATGGGATGCTTACTTCGCCGGttacatatttataaaattgGGTCACGTGTTTGGTGTGAAAATATATGGAAG CGGTTTAGAAGAAAGACCGATAACGCATTCGGAGTTGATGAGCAGCGTGAAGAATTATGTAAATTCCGTAAACGTGTCGAGAAGCAATGAAATGTGTATg AAACTGGACGGAGACGATCCACTGTACTCGAAACCAGAGTGGCTTCACGTGAAATTAAAATCAGCATCGATCGATACGAAACAG CTGGTCGAGAGACTCTCATCGTTTGGCCAAGTGGACATAATGCCATTCGCACGGAAACGTGTTCTGGTAGCTGTATCGAATCAGAAgag AAACTCGATCGCTTCGTTGAACAACTCCGCAAGTGATAACAAATGTACGCAAATACTTCAAAGACACCATAGTTCGTTCATTtcgagtaaaataaatttaaactcTATCGAGAACAAATATGCCCGGTGTTGGCCGTCATACTGA